The genomic stretch TGGGAGGAGAGGCGGCAACTCCTCCATGAGAAGCCGAGGATTATCTTCACGACCCCGGACATGCTCCACTACAACATCCTGCGCCGCTGGAGGGACTACGAGTGGCTCCTCAGAAACCTCCGCTACCTGGTCGTTGACGAGCTTCACGTTTACAGGGGCGTCTTCGGGAGCAACGCGGCCTACCTCTTCCGCCGCCTCGACTTCAGGCTGAGGCGCCTTGGGGCGAAGCCCCAGATCATAGCGCTCTCGGCAACGCTCAGGAACCCGAGGGAGTTCGCGGAGAAGCTCTTCAGGAGGAGATTCGAGGCGATAAGCCACGCCACCAACCCCTTTCCGAGGAGATATCTCGTCCTCTTCGAGCCGAAGAACCTCGATGAGAGGCAGCTCCTCCGGGCGGCCGTTGAGAGGCTCGCCGGGGAGAATGTTAAGACGCTGGTCTTCTTCGACAGCCGCAGGGGGACTGAAAAGCTCCTTCGCTTCCTCCTCGGTTCAAAGGTTTTCTCGAAGGTGACCACCTATAAGGGAACCCTGCCCAAGAACGTCCGCTGGGAGATAGAGCGGGACTTCAAGGAGGGCAAGCTGCTCGTCCTCCTAACGACCAACGCCCTTGAGCTCGGCATAGACATCGGCGACCTCGATGCCGTCATCAACTACGGTATCCCTCCGGACGGGCTCTTTTCGCTGATTCAGCGCTTCGGCCGGGCCGGGAGAAAGACGGAAAGGGAAGCCCTGAACGCAATAGTCCTCAGGAAGAACGGTCTCGATTACTACTACGGGGAACACTTCGACGAGCTCGTCGGGAGGCTGGAGAAGGGTATAATCGAATACATGCCGGTCAATCTGGAGAACGAGCGCATAGCCGAGAAGCACCTCTACTACCTCCTCACCGAGCTGGGGATAGTCGACTGGGACGAGCTTGACGAGTTTGAGAGGAAGATAGCCGAAAGGCTCGTCATCGAACGGAAGGCAGACCTGAAGAAAAATCCGCTCACGGGAAGGCTTGAAGTCCGCCTGAGAAAGCCGGCCTTCAGCTACTCGTCGCTGAGAACGGCGAGCGACGAGACGTTCTTCCTCGTCAAGGATGAGCCGTGGATAAGGGGCAAGCTGATGGAGAAGTCCTCGCTCAGGGAGTTGCTCAACTTCATCAACTGGCTCAAGCTCAGGGGCTACATCATCGAGGAGGTCGATTCCGACGAGTACCACCGCTCGCTGCTGCCGGGAATGGCATACTTCTCAAGGGGAGAACTCTACATGATAAGGGACGGACTCGCCCTCGGAAAGTTCCACTTCGTCTTCGCAAGGGGGCTTAACCGCTTCTGGGACGTGGAAACCTTCGTGGCCAAGAGGGAGGAAGTCGAGATACTGGAGAGCAGGGAGGAGAAAACCTATCGGGGAGTCGAGATACACCTCGGCCGGCTGAGGGTCAGGCACGTCTACACCGGATTCGCCGTCAAAGGGGCCGACACCGGGAACTACGTCGGTGAGCTGATCAGGTTGAAGGAGGACGGCATCCTGCGCGGCGAGATACATTCCCCGATGACCGGCGAGAGTGTGGATGCGGAGGAGGATTTCTCGATCCTCAACTGGGAGAAGTTCGCGAAGGTCGAGTTCGAGGAACCCTACGTCCGGGAGTTTGAGACGGAGGGAATATGGCTCGTCTTTCCAGATTCGATAAGGGAAGTCACGAGTGAGGAGTTCAGGAAGTTCTTCGATGTGGCCGCCGAGAAGGGCTTTGAAGACCTTGCCTTCACCCTCTACGGCAACCTCGACAGGAGGAAGCTCTTTCCGCTCTACCTCGGGACGACCACCCACGTCATAAGGAAGACCATCGGCGATGCCCTCCAGAGGCTCGGAATCAGCGATGAAGAGCTGGCCTTTGCGATAAAGAAGATGGTCGACAGCAAGGACGGAATTGGCTCGGCGCTCCACGCGATAGAGCACAACATGATAAAAATCGCCCCCATCTTCACCTACGTGGATTCAAGGGAACTCGGCGGCTACAGCTACGCGAGCTTCCCGGGCTTACCCCACGTCGGAAGGCCGGTCGTGTTCATCTACGACGGCAACGAAGGGGGAGCGGGCCTTGCACCGATAATCTACGAGAACGCCGAGCGGCTGATGGAGAAAAGCCTTGAGCACCTCCACTCCTGCTCCTGCCAGGACGGCTGTCCGGTGTGCACGCTCTCCCCGAAGTGCGGCACCTTCAACGAGTTCCTGGACAAATGGGCGGCGATAAGGGTATGGGAAAGGGTTCTGGAAAATAAGGGGGAGAGCCTCAATGGGGGCTAAATTTTTTAACTGCCTCCCTGAGAAGCGGGTCTTCAATCCAATACCTTTTTTCCGATGAACGAACGAAGCCCGCCTTTTCCAGCGTTTCAAGGTATTTGTAGACGTGCTGTACCCTGGTGGGAGCGAGACCGAGGGATTGAAGCCTCCGGTAGATTTCGGCTCCTCGGAGGGCGCTGGGATAAGCCTCGGCCAGGACTCTGAGGACTCCCATATAAACCTCACTGTTGTAGACGTTCAGAAAAGCCTCTATGTCCTTCCGCCATTCCTCAAGCGCATACCTCCTGCTTTTCTCAAGGGCCATTGGGAGCGCTTCTTCCGGGCTTTTTCCATCCCTCACGAAGTTGACGACCGTGATGCCGTAGTGGGAGACGAACCCGGGAACTCCCCCCAGCTCTTCAACGGCCCTTGAGAGCTCCAGCTCGTTCGCCACACTTATTCCGTAACTTCTGAACCCTTCCATGAGGTAGCCCCTTCCCTCCCCGGTGCTCCACCTTGGAAGGGTGAAGATTTCCGCCGAGCGCATGAAGTTGGGCCTTTCGGCGCTTGGATTCAGATATTCAACCAGCATACCCGGCATTGAACCAGTGAAAACGAGGGAGATGTTCGGATAGCTGTCCGTTATCTCCTGCAGGAGACCCCTGAAGTCGAGGTTCTTCAGCCTGGCCAGAACCTGAGCTTCATCGAATATCAAAACGCCCAACCTGGCATTCTGGGAAATGACTCTAACCAGTGTCGAAAAGTCCCTGCTGAACTCTTCGATGCTCGTTTTTCTCACCTCAACACTGAGGCCCCTGAAGGATATTGTATAGCTCTTGCTCGTCGTTATCATCTTCAATGACGTTCTCTTTGGTTCTATATCCGATATTGAAATCGCCCTCGATCCGATGAACCGGGAGAAGTTGAAATAGACGTAGTGGTGTCCCCTCTTTCTCCGCAGCTTCTCCGCCATCACACTGACCACGCTCGTTTTCCCCACCCTTCTCGGGCCGAGGAGAACCGCGGTGTTGCCCCGAAGGGCCGCACTGAGGAGGTCTTCAACGGCCCCTCTGTGGCCCTCACCCCAGAGACATTCCTCCTCCATCACCGGCCTCGTCCGGAAGAAGTTTTTACATACCATGTAATTTACACCCCATGTAAATTACATACCGTGTAAATTTAAAGGTTTCTCACCTGCGGACTCACAGACATGACCCGCAGATAAACTTTTAATCAACAAAGGGAGTACTGAGTAACATGGACATTTTATCCGCCAAAAATCTCGTGAACGAGAATAAGAACCGGGAGGAAATACTGTACAAAATCGCCCGTCGCTTTGCGAAAAAAGAGCGATATTGGGAGCTCATCTCACTTGCAAAGCGTTATGGTTGTCCCGACGATGTTAGAAAGCTGGTTCTGTGGGAGGCAGAGGTTCTTGCGTCCAAGGGGGACGAAACCGCGTTCCGCCTCCTTGAGGCATGTGGTGAAGCCGAACCCAACGTGCTGAGAGAGTACTTTAGAAAAACAGGAGACCATGTGACAACCATTGAGAACATCAATCTGGCGGGAGAGAACACCCGTGAGGCGTTCGGGATAGTAGTAGAAGTACTGCAAGAAAGAAATCCTGTGGAATTCCTCCCTTTCTGCAACCTCCCGGGGAAAAACTATCATAGAGAGATCTGCAAGCTGGCGGTTCTCAGGAGGGCCCTGCTAACCGGAGACCGGGAAGGAATGCTTACCGCCTGCCATGAACTTACCAAGCCCGTGAGGATGAAACTGTTCCGAAGTCTTGGACGGGACATCCTGACATGTGAGGATGCTGTTGAATACCTTCTTGAAGTCAACCGCGAAGGAATCTACTGGAACCAGTGCGTTGAGCTTGCATTGAGGGGCGAGCTTATGGAAGCACTATCGCTGGCAGGAAACTCCGAAAAGTTGCTTGCCGAGATAGTTAAGGATTATCTCATCTCAGGATTCATCAAAAAGCCGCATGAGCTCCTCAAGGCAATCAGGAGTGAGGGGTTTAAAAGGGGGCTCCTGCATCTTCTCCAGACCTTTGCGAGACGGGAACTCAAACTTAGACCTGTCTATCTTGTTTACATGTGGCGAGAATGAACGTGGAAGAGCTCATAAGGTTAGAAAGGCTCGAAGAAGCCAAGGAGATTCTCCAGAGCATCGACCGAGGGAAGCTTAACGACTTGGGGCTCTGGACTACACCTATGATGTCGTGAACCTCGGCTCGCTCTCTTGGAGTGCGGCGAGCTTGATGGGGACTGATAACTGTCCTGTCGCTCATAGACGACCTCGAAGACATCTCATGGGGCATTAGCAGTGTTTTTGATGAATACCTTATGGACTTCACTCTTGAACGCGCCTGCGACGCCTGTGAGAGGATTCACATGACCCCAGAGCCGGAGGAAATGTTGAGGTCTTACTGGGGATTTGGGAGTATCTAGATGATCCCGATGAGAAAAGTCCTGGAGAGGATGGGGGGCTAAAGATTCCCCTCAAACGAACTCATGAAGAGCCTCCTGAGCCGGATCCTTCCCCTCGTCCTCTCCGTCAAGAGCTCCATCAGCCCCTCGGCTTCGCCTTTTCTCGTTTCGACGGTAAACGTCACCAGCTCGCCGTAATCCTCTCCAACGACCCTCCCTCCGGAATTCTCAACGGTCTCCCTGACGAGATGAAAGAGGCTGTAGGGGAATGTGACCTGGAAGCGCTCCGTCTCGTAAACTTCGACGATACCCGCGTTCTCTATGGCCAGGCTCGCCGCATCGCTGTAGGCTTTGACCAAACCGCCGTAACCAAGTTTTATGCCGCCGAAGTAGCGGGTAACGACAACTACAACGTTGCTCAGCCCCCTGTTCTGGATAACCTTGAGAACTGGCTTCCCCGCGCTGCCCTTCGGCTCGCCGTCGTCATCGTAGCGGACTGCGAAGTTCTTCCCGTCGTTGATGAGGTAGGCGGAAACGTTGTGAGTTGCATCGCTGTGGTGGGCCTTGATTTTCGCGATGAATGCTTTGGCCCCTTCCTCCGTCTTCGCTGGCGAGGCGTAGCCTATGAACACTGACTTCTTGATCACCAGCTCAGCGGTTCCGATGCCCTTCAAAGTTCTGTAGTCCATAGCTCACCCTCTCAGGGTCGCTATGAGCTTTTTCTCATCGAGGAGCATGCCGATAGCATCCTTAACGTCCTGCACCACCACGTCGCTGGCGAGGAGGGCATCTATGCTCGCTCCCTCCGGCCCTATCACGCAGAAAGCCAGCTCCGCCCCTTCGAGCATGGCCACGTCGTTGTTGCCATTGCCAACCGCTATGTACGGTTCGTAGCCCCTCGCGATTTCGGCCTTCTCGGCACCGCTCGAAACCCTCTCTACCCTCACGGGGAGTCCTTTAAACTCCTCCTCAAGCGTTCCAAAGGTGTCCGCGCTCAGAACGACGACCGTGTACCTGTCCGCAAGCCTTTTGAGGAGATGCTTTACCTCCTCCCCAACTTTTCCGCTTTCTCCAAGTGTGCCGTTGAGGTCGAAAAGAACGGCTTGGGCCCGTATTTCTCCGTAGTTCGGTATTCGCATGGTCTCACCACCCCTTATTCGAGTGTAAGGTTTTTAAGGGTTGGAGTCGAAGGCGGTAGTGTGTTTAAGAATGGGGAATTAAAGGCTTGACTACTTGGGGGTAAAAGTTATGAACCTGCTCCAGCGTCGCCTTCAGGACCCGGAGGTGCTCGTACGGCTCAACGCGTTCTTCCTCAGCTACTTTGGGTGGATCGCCTTCGGAGTGCTGTACGGAGTTATCGGCCGCTGGAGCGTTGATGTGACCTCGGAGTTCCTGAGGCTCCCCCTCACGTCCAGAGAATTCGTCGTGGGCCTCGTTGAGTTCACAAAGGGCATCCCCCCACTGTACTCACTCTTTACGGTTGTCTACTATCTCGGGTTCTCCGGCTCCATAGCCCTCATAGTTGTCTATCTGCTCATCTACAAGAAGGACCTCATGGCCTCGGACGAGCTGTTCATCCGCTATCTGATGGCCTACGCCGCTGCAGGAGCGGTGTACCTCGTCTTTCATATCTACGCCCCCCACATAGTCTACAACCTGCCGGGATACAACTCGTCGAACACTCTCCTGACGAGACAGGAGTTCGTCCTTCCGTCCCTCCACAACACCATCATAACGATAAACATCGCCACCATCTGGAGGTACAGAAAAGAACTCGGAGGCAAGCTTCTTGTACTGGTGAACACCCTCATACCCTTTGCCACGGTTTTCCTAGGCCACCACTGGGTCTACGACGTTCTGGCGGGCATAGCGCTCGGCGCTTTCATAGCCAAAGCCACGGAAGGAAGGACAACCAGGATCCCCGAGACCCTCTACAACCTGGAGATCGCCTCCCTGCGGAAGGTAACGGTGGTGAACTTCCTCATTGCGGTTCTCGTCCTTATAGTCGCCGCCAACCCCGACAGGTGGCTGGAGATTATAAACGGACTCCTTCCGGGCCCCTGAGAAAAACTTATAAACTCCCCGCTGGTCTTTAACATCGGGTGCCGGGGTAGCCTAGCTCGGCAGGGCGGCGGACTCGTAATCCGCAGGTCGCGGGTTCAAATCCCGCTCCCGGCTCCACAACAAACTTTTGCATGGCAAAAGTTTGATCAAAAGTCGGTGATTCCTTTTGAAAAGTGTGTGCTGGAGTGGATTTCTTTGAAAATTTCTTTTTGGGCAGGATACGGATTCATTCAACGGGAGTGTTTAAGTGAGGTTCAAGAGTCTTTAGCGCTCCTTTGGAGCGCGGTTCAAGTAGAACCCATCTGGAAAAAGCTTTATCTTAAAGAATCCAACCTTATAAATGCCAATTAAAATTGAAATCCTTTTTCATAAGGAACATTACCATGAATCACGGATTTTTGGTGAAGCTTTTCCTAAAAGCTTCGGCATTGACGGAAAAATGGCGTGCGATTCTAGGAATGCTTGTGTTCTAAGTGGTTTACGCCCCTTTGATGAGTTGCCTCGTTGAATGGTCTTTAATGAAGAATCTCACCACAGAAACAGCCCGCCCTTCACTTGGAGGGAGACTGAAACGGCGTCTTTTGACTCGGGGATTATCACCATGTACATCGGACCTGCCTTGGGGAACCGCCAGATTTTGTCAACCCGGGTGGCACCGTCGACCTTGAACAGACACAGCGCCCCATCTCCGGACTTCAAGATTCTGAAGCCCACATCGTCAGTGATGCACAGGGTCACTGGCTCGTCTGATTTAATGGAGAACCTCATAACGCTCCATTCGTGGCCCTCCACCCTGTACGCGTAGTACCCCCCCGCGGGTATCACGATGTTCTCCTGGAACTTGTACGAAACTCCCAACAGGGTTGCGGCCAGAAGGA from Thermococcus sp. 21S7 encodes the following:
- a CDS encoding DEAD/DEAH box helicase; translation: MSLFETLKPLKSEIARVHVFPPAEGEFGNFRFKNPEINSLLEELGFTLYRHQVEALERLYSGENIVVTTPTASGKSEIFRLAIFDSYLSNPRSTYLLIYPTRALINNQLEKFSIQNLVFYRLTGKHMSARILTGDVPWEERRQLLHEKPRIIFTTPDMLHYNILRRWRDYEWLLRNLRYLVVDELHVYRGVFGSNAAYLFRRLDFRLRRLGAKPQIIALSATLRNPREFAEKLFRRRFEAISHATNPFPRRYLVLFEPKNLDERQLLRAAVERLAGENVKTLVFFDSRRGTEKLLRFLLGSKVFSKVTTYKGTLPKNVRWEIERDFKEGKLLVLLTTNALELGIDIGDLDAVINYGIPPDGLFSLIQRFGRAGRKTEREALNAIVLRKNGLDYYYGEHFDELVGRLEKGIIEYMPVNLENERIAEKHLYYLLTELGIVDWDELDEFERKIAERLVIERKADLKKNPLTGRLEVRLRKPAFSYSSLRTASDETFFLVKDEPWIRGKLMEKSSLRELLNFINWLKLRGYIIEEVDSDEYHRSLLPGMAYFSRGELYMIRDGLALGKFHFVFARGLNRFWDVETFVAKREEVEILESREEKTYRGVEIHLGRLRVRHVYTGFAVKGADTGNYVGELIRLKEDGILRGEIHSPMTGESVDAEEDFSILNWEKFAKVEFEEPYVREFETEGIWLVFPDSIREVTSEEFRKFFDVAAEKGFEDLAFTLYGNLDRRKLFPLYLGTTTHVIRKTIGDALQRLGISDEELAFAIKKMVDSKDGIGSALHAIEHNMIKIAPIFTYVDSRELGGYSYASFPGLPHVGRPVVFIYDGNEGGAGLAPIIYENAERLMEKSLEHLHSCSCQDGCPVCTLSPKCGTFNEFLDKWAAIRVWERVLENKGESLNGG
- a CDS encoding YigZ family protein — protein: MDYRTLKGIGTAELVIKKSVFIGYASPAKTEEGAKAFIAKIKAHHSDATHNVSAYLINDGKNFAVRYDDDGEPKGSAGKPVLKVIQNRGLSNVVVVVTRYFGGIKLGYGGLVKAYSDAASLAIENAGIVEVYETERFQVTFPYSLFHLVRETVENSGGRVVGEDYGELVTFTVETRKGEAEGLMELLTERTRGRIRLRRLFMSSFEGNL
- a CDS encoding ATP-binding protein, coding for MVCKNFFRTRPVMEEECLWGEGHRGAVEDLLSAALRGNTAVLLGPRRVGKTSVVSVMAEKLRRKRGHHYVYFNFSRFIGSRAISISDIEPKRTSLKMITTSKSYTISFRGLSVEVRKTSIEEFSRDFSTLVRVISQNARLGVLIFDEAQVLARLKNLDFRGLLQEITDSYPNISLVFTGSMPGMLVEYLNPSAERPNFMRSAEIFTLPRWSTGEGRGYLMEGFRSYGISVANELELSRAVEELGGVPGFVSHYGITVVNFVRDGKSPEEALPMALEKSRRYALEEWRKDIEAFLNVYNSEVYMGVLRVLAEAYPSALRGAEIYRRLQSLGLAPTRVQHVYKYLETLEKAGFVRSSEKRYWIEDPLLREAVKKFSPH
- a CDS encoding HAD family hydrolase; protein product: MRIPNYGEIRAQAVLFDLNGTLGESGKVGEEVKHLLKRLADRYTVVVLSADTFGTLEEEFKGLPVRVERVSSGAEKAEIARGYEPYIAVGNGNNDVAMLEGAELAFCVIGPEGASIDALLASDVVVQDVKDAIGMLLDEKKLIATLRG
- a CDS encoding phosphatase PAP2 family protein yields the protein MNLLQRRLQDPEVLVRLNAFFLSYFGWIAFGVLYGVIGRWSVDVTSEFLRLPLTSREFVVGLVEFTKGIPPLYSLFTVVYYLGFSGSIALIVVYLLIYKKDLMASDELFIRYLMAYAAAGAVYLVFHIYAPHIVYNLPGYNSSNTLLTRQEFVLPSLHNTIITINIATIWRYRKELGGKLLVLVNTLIPFATVFLGHHWVYDVLAGIALGAFIAKATEGRTTRIPETLYNLEIASLRKVTVVNFLIAVLVLIVAANPDRWLEIINGLLPGP